The sequence below is a genomic window from Gemmatimonadales bacterium.
CGCTCACCGTGGCCGAAGCCGGCGAACCGGCGAACGATGCCCCGGCGGGTGGTCCGACCAAGGCCCTGCCCGCGAGCGTGGGCGACACGGTCACGTTCTACGGCTCCGTCGAAGGTGCGACCGACGGCGTGGGGCCGGACGCAGACGACTACTTCACGGTCAGCACGACCGGCGCGATCGGACTCCGCGTCCTCGTTGACTGGGTCAGCACGGATATTGACGTGGACGCCTTCGTCCTGAACTCGGCGGGCGGAGGATTCTGCGTGCTGGACGGCTGCTCGGGAGCGAGCGTCGCCAACCCCGAGATCATGAACGTTTCGCTCGCGGCGGCCACGACCTACAAGGTCTACGTCAACCTGTGGGACAACCACGGGGCCCAAACGCCCATGACGTACCGGGTGCGTCTTGTAAGGACCAGCTGAGCGCGCCCGCCGGCATGACTGCGACGCCCCCGGCAACCGCCGGGGGCGTCGCGCTTTTGGAAGGGCAGCGGTCTCACCTACTGGGCACGGTCCGCCTTTCCGGCCTGCTGCTTGCGCTGGTGCCACCAGACGACCATGCCCACTCCGATCGCCGCGCCCGTTGTTGGGGTGCCGCGGCGCGGGTAGCTTTGGCGGGTGGACGAGCGCAACGTCTTCGCGGAATTCCTCGAGTATCTCTGGTCCCGTAAACAGCTCTGGCTCATCCCGATCCTCGGGTTGAGCCTCGCGCTGCTCCTCCTGGCGGCGCTCCTGTTCGGACCCGGGGCGGCGCTGGAAACCGTCTACCAGATCTTCTAGCCGCGTGGCCCGCCCCTCGCGCCGGCCCCGCCCGGCCCCCCCGCCGGCCACCGCTCCATCCCCCCCGCGGCGGCGGGTGTTCCTGCTGGTCACGCTCCTGCTGCCCCTGGCCCTGTTCGGCGCCCTCGAGGCGACGCTCCGGGCGACCCACTACCAGGGCGACCATGGGCTCTTCGTGCGCCTGCCGTTCCTCCGCGGCCGATATGGCGGCGTGAACAAGCGGTTCGCGGCGCGCTACTTCATCGGGATGCGGCGCCTGCCGACGGCGTCGAACGACATCTTCCTGGTCGACAAGCCCCCCAACGGATTCCGCGTCTTCGTGCTGGGCGAGTCGTCCGCGAACGGGTTCCCTTACGGCTACAACGGGACCTTCTCACGGGTGCTGAGCGACGCGCTCCAGGACGTGATGCCCTCTGGCACGGTGGAGGTCGTGAACCTCGGCGTGGCGGCAACGAACACGTACGCCCTGTACGACGAGATCGACGAGGTGCTGGAACAGCGGCCCGACGCCGTGGTCATATACGCCGGACACAACGAGTTCTACGGCGCCCTGGGGGCGGGATCGACC
It includes:
- a CDS encoding DUF5989 family protein is translated as MDERNVFAEFLEYLWSRKQLWLIPILGLSLALLLLAALLFGPGAALETVYQIF